In one Thermodesulfobacteriota bacterium genomic region, the following are encoded:
- a CDS encoding thioredoxin domain-containing protein: MPDTYLVQCGSCGSRNRVPHEKAGQKGKCGKCGAPLIPSHAVPIPVTDATWDREVLASHVPAVVEVWSPHCGVCTQYEVSVRRMAASLFGKARVLQLNAEENPKTATRYGIRGVPTVLLFRGGELAATLVGPQGERGIREKLGV; encoded by the coding sequence ATGCCCGACACCTACCTCGTCCAGTGCGGGAGCTGCGGCTCCCGAAACCGGGTGCCCCACGAGAAGGCCGGCCAGAAGGGCAAGTGCGGCAAGTGCGGTGCTCCCCTCATCCCCTCCCACGCGGTCCCGATCCCGGTGACCGACGCCACCTGGGACCGGGAGGTGCTCGCCTCCCACGTACCCGCCGTGGTGGAGGTGTGGAGCCCCCACTGCGGGGTCTGCACCCAGTACGAGGTGAGCGTACGCCGGATGGCCGCGAGCCTCTTCGGGAAGGCCCGTGTGCTCCAGCTCAACGCCGAGGAGAACCCGAAGACGGCCACCCGGTACGGCATCCGGGGGGTTCCCACGGTGCTTCTCTTCCGGGGTGGGGAGCTCGCCGCCACCCTGGTGGGCCCCCAGGGGGAGCGGGGGATCCGGGAGAAGCTCGGAGTCTGA